AGGCTTTGATACAAGGTGCATCGTAACAGTACAGACAGCGGTTTGATTCCTCCATCGCTTCCTTGCCTGTCATGGCGGGTTTCATCTCGGCAAACCGACTCTCCCATCCATAATCGGATAACGTTGTTCCTGAGCTGTTCATCAATGTCATGCACCTCCTGAAGTTTGATCCGCGCAGCTTCCAGCTACTTTTACAGACTAACCAGATGTTCGTACGTTTCCGGCCTGCGATCGCGGTAGAACTGCCACACATTACGCACCTCACGAATCATCTCCGTATCCATCTCGCCAATAACAACCTCATCCTGATCTCTGCTGCCGATCGCTACCATTCTGCCTCGCGGGTCCACCAAGTACGACTGTCCATAAAATTCACCCATATTCCACGGCGCTTCCACGCCAACCCGGTTAATAGCTGCAACATAATAGCCGTTAGCTACCGCGTGAGCAGGCTGTTCCAGTTTCCACAGATATTCCGATGTACCCGCAACCGTAGCGGACGGATTGAACACTATTTCAGCCCCCGCCAGTCCAAGCAATCGTGCCCCTTCCGGAAAATGACGATCATAACAGATGTACACGCCGACTCTGGCGTAGGCCGTATCAAATACCGGAAACCCGAGGTTACCTGGTTTGAAATAATACTTTTCCCAGAACCCATTTGTGCCCTCACCCGCCTCCACATGCGGAATATGATGTTTGCGATATTTGCCCAGATATGAACCATCCGCATCAATGACGGCTGCCGTATTGTAATACGAAGCAATGCCCTCCACCTCATACACAGGTAAAATAATCACCACCGCAAGCTCCTTCGCCAGTTCCTGAAAACGTCTGGTCGTTGGCCCTTCCGGCACCGGTTCAGCGGATGCATACCATTTGGGATTCTGCTCTGTGCAAAAGTACGGGCCATAGAATACTTCCTGCAACCCGATGATCTTGGCGCCTCTTGCAGCAGCTTCACGGACCAGCGCAATGTGCTTCTGAACCGCAGCTTCTTTGTGCACTTCAACGGGAGCCGAACCTTCAATCTCATGAGAAGCCTGGATTAATCCGATGCTGATTTTGCCCATAACGTCACAACGCCTCCTCGGGTAAAATGATTGGTTGGTTCATTCCACTGCACATCCTCCGAATGGTGCGATACAATACTTCCGTTCCGAGTCCAATATCCTCCGGGGAGGAATATTCGCTGGGATGATGACTGATGCCGTCTTTGCTGCGGACAAAGATCATGCCATAATCACACACAAGCGAAAGGGCCAATGCATCATGGAACGGACCACTCATCAGTTCTGGCAAAGTAACCCCGATCTCTTCCGCAGATGAACGAATCACCGACTTGATTGGCTCTGCACAATACCGCGGCTCACTATTCGTATCCTCTGTCAGCGAGTAGGTTAGACCATATCGGAAACTCACATCATCCAAAATGTTCATCAATCGGGCTTCAAGCTGGTTCCTGCGCTCCATCTCCATATCTCGCAAATCAACGGTGAAGCTGACTTCCTCCGGGATGATGTTACGCGAGTCTGGAAACACCCTCAGACTACCCACCGTACCTACGGTTGGAGCTTCCGGGTCTTCTCTCACCATATCGTCAAAAGCCGCAATGACTTTGGCGCTGCCTACCAAAGCATCATGCCTCATCCCCATCGGAACGGAGCCGGCATGACCCGCCATGCCTTTCATCGTCACCGTAAGCCACAACGGACCCGAGATGCCCGTCACCAGACCTACTGGTGCATTCATCGCTTCCAGCACCGGCCCCTGCTCAATGTGCAGCTCCAGATAACTGCCTATTGAACCTGGCGGATAGATCGCTTCTTCAAAATCCGAAGGAGAACAGCCGAAGGCTTCCAGCGCCTCCCGGCGGGTCACTCCGTTTTTATCCTGCCGCTCCAGTTCACCCTCTTCCAAGTTACCGGTTATGCCACGTGAGCCAAACAGGCCTTTGTTAAAACGGGAACCCTCTTCATCGCAAAAGGCAATCACCTCAATCGGCATACGGGGCTGAATGCCATTTTCGATCAGGCATTGGACCGCTTCGAGTGCACCGAGCACACCAATTGCTCCATCATATCGACCGCCGTAAGGCTGAGAGTCGATATGGGAACCAATCATGAGGATCGGCAGCGCCTGATCCGCACCTTCGAGACGACCAATCAGATTGCCGAAGGCATCAAGTCGAGTCGTCAGACCGGCCTTTTCCATCCAGAGACGAACCTGTATGATGCCATCCATATCTTCCGGGGTCAGGGCAAGTCGGCAGACACCCGTCTCCGCGATTCGGCCAATCTGTGACAACTGCTCAATTCGCTCATTCAGCCGAAGCTGATTAATGACTTTGCCTGTTGTGGTCTGCATCCTCCCTCGCCTCCTTGCGCTTATTTATCGCGTAATGATATGAAAATTTCCAGCTCGTTTGCTAAACCGTAAACGTCTGTCGTACCTGTGTATGGCAACTAACCTGCGTCCAGACTACGGAGTGCAACGAGCAAACTTC
This Paenibacillus xylanexedens DNA region includes the following protein-coding sequences:
- a CDS encoding nitrilase-related carbon-nitrogen hydrolase produces the protein MGKISIGLIQASHEIEGSAPVEVHKEAAVQKHIALVREAAARGAKIIGLQEVFYGPYFCTEQNPKWYASAEPVPEGPTTRRFQELAKELAVVIILPVYEVEGIASYYNTAAVIDADGSYLGKYRKHHIPHVEAGEGTNGFWEKYYFKPGNLGFPVFDTAYARVGVYICYDRHFPEGARLLGLAGAEIVFNPSATVAGTSEYLWKLEQPAHAVANGYYVAAINRVGVEAPWNMGEFYGQSYLVDPRGRMVAIGSRDQDEVVIGEMDTEMIREVRNVWQFYRDRRPETYEHLVSL
- a CDS encoding M20 family metallo-hydrolase, with the translated sequence MQTTTGKVINQLRLNERIEQLSQIGRIAETGVCRLALTPEDMDGIIQVRLWMEKAGLTTRLDAFGNLIGRLEGADQALPILMIGSHIDSQPYGGRYDGAIGVLGALEAVQCLIENGIQPRMPIEVIAFCDEEGSRFNKGLFGSRGITGNLEEGELERQDKNGVTRREALEAFGCSPSDFEEAIYPPGSIGSYLELHIEQGPVLEAMNAPVGLVTGISGPLWLTVTMKGMAGHAGSVPMGMRHDALVGSAKVIAAFDDMVREDPEAPTVGTVGSLRVFPDSRNIIPEEVSFTVDLRDMEMERRNQLEARLMNILDDVSFRYGLTYSLTEDTNSEPRYCAEPIKSVIRSSAEEIGVTLPELMSGPFHDALALSLVCDYGMIFVRSKDGISHHPSEYSSPEDIGLGTEVLYRTIRRMCSGMNQPIILPEEAL